In Armatimonadota bacterium, the genomic stretch GATCTTCACGCAGGCTCGTTTGTATTCAGGGATGCCACTGACGGGATCGTAGGAACGGATGGTGAGATTATTTGCCGCCTTACGCCCGGGCCAGTGGTACGGGATGAAAACGGTGTCGGGGCGAATCGTGGTGACCACTTTCGCCTGAAGGACGACTTCGCCGCGCCGACTCGTGACGCGCATCCAATCCTTATCGGCAATACCATATTGTTCGGCCAACGTCGGGTGGATCTCCACGTAGGGATCGGAACAGAGATCAACCAACCCTCCGATCCGGCGAGTTTGTGTTCCACTCAAATAGTGCGACACAACGCGCCCGGTTGTCAGAACCACCGGGTACTCGTCATCCGGTTCTTCCAGCGGCGGACGGTACTTCACAGCATTGAAGTGGGCTTTGCCGTCTGGGGTCTCAAATTTCAGGTCCTCCCACAGGCGGGGGGTGCCTGGGTGGCCAATTTCGGGGCAGGGCCAAAAGACGCCGAGCTCATTCTCGATTCGCTCGTAGGTGATTCCGTAATAATCAGCGGTTCCGCCCTTGCTCGCCACTCGCAATTCGTTGAAAATGTCCTCCGAAGTCTTGAAGTGGTCAAAAAACTTGCCTCGTCCAAGCCGCCGAGCGAGTTCCAAGATGATGTCGGTGTCGGCCTTGGCGTTTCCAGGAGGATTGACCGCCTTTTTGATTCGGATCACCCGCCCTTCGGCGCTGGTGCTGGTTCCATCCTCTTCTTCGTGAAGCGATCCCGCCATCACGATGTCGGCATGGTGGGCTGTTTCATTCAAGAAGAAGTCGATGGCCGTGTAGTGCTCCAGTTTGTTGAGAGCCTCGCGGGTGAAGTTGGAGTCCGGAAGCGACACGAGCGGGTTGAAGCAAATAGAGATGAGGGCTTTGATCTCACCGGCGTGGATCATTTCCATGATCTCGGGTGCGGTGTGGCCCTTGCCCGGGAGTTCTTCGTCGGTGCAGCCCCATACCGAGCAGATGTACTCGCGGTGAGCCGGGTTTGAGATATCCCGGTTCCCAGGGAGCTGGTCGCATTTGTGGCCGTGTTCGCGCCCTCCTTGACCGTTGCCTTGGCCCGTAATGGTTCCGTATCCGCAGCCTTTGCGTCCAATCCGTCCGGTGGCGAGAACGAGGTTGATGCAGCTCACCACGTTGTCCACGCCTTTGGAACTGTGCTCGATCCCGCGTGCGTGCATCAAGAAGCTGGTCTTGGCTTCACCCCACATCTTTCCGGCTCGAACGATGTCTTCGACCTTGATTCCGCTGATGCGGCTCGCCTCTTCCAGCGGAAGCGCAAGAGCCGCTGCTTTCGTTTCTTCCCAGCCCGAAGTGAATTCCGCGATAAACGCTTCGTTGGTCAGTCCCTCTTCGATTAAGACCCGGAGGATGCCAAGGAGGAGGGCTGAATCCGTCCCCGGCAGGACGGGAAGGTGAAGATCGCAGGTGCGGGCGATGGGCGTGACGCGGGGATCGATCACGATGAGTTTCGCGCCACGATCTCGGGCCCGCCAGATGTAATCGGTCGTGACGGGGGAACACTCGGCCACGTTCGTTCCCGCAAGGAGAATCACTTCGGCGTGAACGATGTCCTCCCAGTAGTTTGAAGCTCGGTCAAGCCCGAACGCCTTTTTGTTACCCGCCCCAGCGCTCACCATACACAGGCGACCGTTGTAGTCAAGGTTAGCAGTCTGCAAGCCAAGCCGAGCGAATTTCCCGATCAGGTAGCTTTTTTCATTAGTGAGAGACACACCCGATAGAAACGCCACGGAGTCCTTGCCGTATTTGGCTTGAACTTCCTGGATGGCCTTGATGGTAGTGCTGAAGGCTTCTTCCCAAGAGATGGAGATGAAACCTTGTCCTGGCACGTTTTTCATCGGGTTGAGAAGTCGATCAGGGTGGCCGCCTTGCAGGTATCGCTTCACCCCTTTAGGGCACAACTTACCTCGATTAAAAGGGAACTCCTCCCAAGGCTCGAACCCGATCACTTGGTCTTTCTTGACCTTTAACTGGATCCCGCATTGCATGCCGCAGAAGCAACAGTGCGTCTTCACCAGCTTGTCGGGATCATCCCTGCCCACCCAACCGCCTGGAGGTGTGTAGGCGGGGTGCGGACCGAAATCTTCGATCAGCTTCTCGATTGAGACAGGGGGCTTAGCCATATCTGAAGTTTAGTATCGTTAGGGAGGATGCCGCTATGACAGGCGTCATAGCCCCAATCCCTTCTGGAGCAGCTTAGCCACAGCAAGTAGCAAAACCAATCCCAACGCTCGCCGAAGGGCAAGACTTGATACTCGATTGGCTCCGAGGAAGCTTCCACCGACTGCGCCAAGAATGCCAACTGTGATCAGCGGCCAGAGGCTCAGGCTTTCTCGCAGGAAATCAAAAGGTCGAGCCGAGAGACCGGCCAACGAGTTCGCAAAAATGAAACCCGCCGAAAGGGCTGCCACTTTGTGCGGCTGCGCCCACCGATTCAGAATCATCAATGGAGACAAAAAAATCCCTCCGCCGACCCCGACAAGCCCGCTCAAGAAACCAATGCCAGCCCCCGACCCCACAAGGATAGGACGAACCGGTGGTTGGCTCTCGCCGTCTTTCGCGGGAACGCTTAAAATCAGCACTCCAGCGGCATAAAGAAGCACCACCGCAAGAACGAGGTCTTGGGTTCGGTTCTCAAACTTGAGGCGACCCCCCAAGAAGGCAAAGGGAACCGAACCCAGCAAGAGCGGCCACGCGAGATTCCAATCAAAATGCTTCGCTCGCCCAAATACCACCAAGGTGATGCCTGCGACAAAGACGTTGAGAACGAGCGCTGTTGTGGCCCCGACCGCGCTCGGAATCGCGGTGAATGCAAGCAGCGCGAGGTATCCCGAGGCTCCGCCATGGCCGACCATACTGTAGCCAAGGGCCACAGCGAAGACTCCAAAAAAAAGCCACGGCTCAATCACGTTCAAGGCACTCGACTCCTCCCTGGAGCGAGAAGACGTCGCGAACACCCCGTGCCCTGAGGTCGGCGACGAGGCGGTAACTACGCCTTCCGGAGGCGCAAACGAACAAGGTAGGTCGTTGCCATTCGACTTCGTAGCATTCCGCCATAGGCACTCGATGATGGGGCCGGGTGAGCTCGGGAGTTTCGTTAGGCTCCCGAATATCCACCAACTCAAAGCTTGCAAGATTGATGGAGGTTGCATCTACGTCCCAAACGCTACCCCCGGAACTGAGTTCACTGGAGGACTTGCGACGGATCGTGGTTGCTTCTAAGGTGCGGAAATCAAACAAGAGCAATTTGTCGTCCAAGACCGGCAATCCAAGGATGCCTTTGATGACTTCGTTTGCTTGGAGTACCCCCATCAACGAAGGCACAACGCCGAGTACCCCTGATTGGGCGCAGGTTCCAACACAGTGGTCGGGAGGCGGTTCGGGAAAGAGATCGGCAAGGCACGGTCCTCCGGGCCGAACCGTCATCAGTTGACCTTCAAATTGGTGAACACTGGCGGTGACCAGGGGGCGGCCGAGCCTCTGGCAGACGCAGTCGAGCAGGAGCTTTGTGCTGAGGGAATCGGTCCCATCCACGATCCAGTCGTAACCGGAAATGAGTTGTTCGGCATTACCTTCAGCGAGGCGCACTGGAAATAGCTGAACCGACAGTTGGGGCCGAAGCCGACGCGCGAATACCGCCGCCCGCTCGACCTTCACGCGCCCGATATCGGAGGCGGCAAACAAGGTTTGGCGATGAAGATTCGAGAGCTCAACCAGGTCGGCGTCTACCAGACCCAGCGTCCCGATGCCGGATCCAACGAGTGAAGGCAGGCTCCCGGCCGCAAGGCCCCCCACCCCGACCAGTAAGACCCTCGCCCCAGCAAGCGCAGCTTGACCCTCGGGTCCGACTTCGGAAAGTCGCATTTGCCGGGCAAACATCTCATCGTCCACCGGGCTAGAAGCGGCTTCACCGGGAACAACCCACGCAGCGACCCCGCTGGCGTAGGTTTCGCGCTTCCAAATGGGAACCCGCCACTTGAGCTGGTCCATGATCCACTCGCAGGCTTCAAAGGCCTCTCGCCGGTGGGCTGAGGCCGTTTGCACGACGACCGCCGTATCGCCGATGGCAAGTTGCCCGACGCGATGGATCACTCTGGCTTCCAAAAGCCCAAAACGTTCTATGGCCTCTTGAACAAGCACCTCTCCCTGGGCAATTGACATTTCGGGGAATGCTTCATATTCAAGCCCAACGACGGACTGCCCCTCGGCGTGATTCCGTACTTTGCCTTCAAAAACGACGAATCCGCCGGCTTCATCGTGGGCTATTGGCTCAGCGGCAATCGGGGCACTGCTGAGTGAGAACTTCATCCGCCTGCCACCGGGGGAATCAGGACGAGCTCTCTACCATCATGTAGGGGGGCAGCTGGATCGACAAACTCATGGTCAATTGCAACTCGAATCAGTGCGGGCGGAAGACCGAGCCGGTGCTCGGCGATGAGCGTTTCGACGAGTTCGCCCACGGTCTCGCATGGGGTCGTTTTCTGTTCAACGGCAAGCCCACGGCGCTCTCGCAGGACGGCAAAATAGCGGACAGTGACGGTCTTCATCGGTTTCGATTCCATGGGAAAGGCAAGAACTCGATGTTCTCGCCTTGGGCCAACGTGATCCCATTGGGGTTGATCCTTACAAGTCCGTCGCTCTCCAATAGGCCAAAGTTCGCGTGGGAGCCAATGACGTTTAGGATCACAACCTCACCGCTGGGTAGTAGCTTCGCCGGGAGAAACTCTTCGCGTCCCGGCTTCCTATCCATCTTTCTCGCGACTTGCCTGGATTCACGGGGCAATTCATCACCGAGCCAGGCACTGACGAAGATAAGGAAGCCCACCCAAGTCGAAAGCGGATTCCCTGGGAGGCCAAACCATGCTTTCCCATCTTCGCGCGTTCCGAAGGCAATCGGCTTGCCCGGTTTCACGGCGACCCCATGGAACTTCACGTTGAAGCCCGCCTCTTCCATGGCCGAAAGAACAAGGTCATGCGCCCCGACGGAAACTCCGCCGGTCGTGATGAGGAGCTCGGAACTTTGGATCGACTCGTGGATCTGGGTGTGCAGCTCTTCTTGAGAGTCCCGGGCGTGCCTCACTTGTGCGTCGATGCCTCTGAGGGCCAAAGCTGAAGACAGGGCGGTCGCATTGGAATTGAAGATCTGACCGTCTTGGAGTGACTGGCCAGGCGGCACGACTTCATTCCCGGTGCTGAGGATGGTGACATTGGGCAGACCGCGGACTTCAACCGTGGCAAGTCCGCAACTCGCGCACGCGGCGAGATGGGGTGGTGTCAACGTCGCTCCCTTCTGCGCGACGAGATGCCCCACCGGAGCTTCTTCAGCCTGAAGCCGCACATGCCCGCCCTTTCGAACTTCTCCCACGAGCAAGCCGTCTTGTTCCGAAGCGTCTTCTTGCGCGATGATGCCGTAGGTTCGGGTTGGCACGGGGGCTCCTGTGAAGATGCGCACGGCCTCACACGGCTGGATACCCCCAGGAGCCGTCGCCCCCGCGGCAACCTCACCAACGATTTCCCAGGGCCCTTCCGGACTCCCGACGGCGAAGCCGTCCATGGCAGAGTTATCAAAGAGCGGTATATCAAATGGCGAAACAACATCCTTGGCCAACACCCGCCCCAACGCGTTGCGCAGTTCCATTCGTTCCGTTGGGAAACTCGGGCGATGATCGCGAATAATGGAGAGCGCCTCATCGACGGTGATCACGGATGGCCCTCCCCAGCGAGCATCGAATGAACGTGCAACAGGCTCGGCATCAGGCAGACCATGGCATCCTCGCACGCTCCCGGACTGCCCGGAATTGCCAGCACAACCGTTTCTCCAATGATCCCAGCCAAGGGCCGAGCTAGCATGGCGGTGGGTAGCCGTGAGTGGCTGTAGGATTGGAAGGCAGCGACCACACCAGGGAGGCTTTTTTCGAGGAGCGGTGCGATGGTATCAGAAGTGATATCCCTCGGGCCAACTCCAGTGCCTCCGCTGATCACGAGCAACGAAACACCTCTTTCAGCGGCAGCGCGAACCTCATTAACCAGCAATTCCGATTCATCGGGCAGAACTTTCACCGAGACAGAGCCTGCGCCGTGGCCCTTGAGCGCCTGCTCAAGGGCCGGGCCGCTGCGATCTTCGTACTCGGCACGATGCGCTCGATCTGACATCACCAGAACTTGTGCGCTCCAGTCGCTAAGCTTGGGAAGATCGCTCTTCCCTCCAGTCTTGGAAAGAAGGCGGACGCCGACGATTTCCATGTCGTCGTCGATCATTTTCAGCATGTCGTAGAGGGTGAGCACGGCGGCAGCGGCCCCGGTCATGGCCTCCATCTCAACCCCGGTTTTGCCCACAGAGACAACGAAGACCTCGACCACGATCCGGTCTGCTAGAAACTCAAACTCGACCCGCACATGCTCAATCGGGATGTTATGGCAGTAAGGAATCCACTCGGTTGTTTTCTTCGTCGCCTGAATCGCCGCAACCTTAGCGACGGGAACCGGGTCTCCTTTGGGAGTATCGCCATTCTGCACGCGCCGAATCGTCTCCTCGCTCGCCGTGAGTTCAGCGCGAGCGAGGGCCGTTCGCTTGGTCGTGTTCTTAAAAGAAACGTCTCTCATCCGCCGATTTGCACCATTGTCAAGTTATCTCGTTGAGCCCAGTTTCGCATCGGTGGATGGGCGCTCCACTTGCCATCGAGGCACTCTTGAACGGCTATCTCTAGTTCTGATTCGGGTGCTCCTCCTCGAATCAAGTCCCGTAATGAGACGCTGGGCGGTAGGAAGAGACAAGATTTGAGCTGACCGTCTGCCGTCAAGCGAAGGCGATTGCAACCTGAACAAAAGCTCTCGGTCACGCTTGACACAAAAGCGACCCGGCCTGCGGAGCCACCGATGACATACTCCCGGGCAACACCCGAGGCCCCATAGGCCAGGGGTCGAAGCTCAAAGCGCCCGGAGAGCCGGGTTCGAATCTCAGCGGAAGAGACGACCTGGTCTGCGTTCCAACCGTTATCGAGAAAAGGCATGAATTCAATAAACCGGACGGTCAGATTGTGCTCGCGTGCAAACTCGCCGAAGTGGATTATTTCATCCTCATTCACTCCGGGAAGAACCACCACGTTGATCTTCGTCTCTAGCCCCGCCGCATGGGCCGTCCCAATTCCGTGGAGAACCCTGGATAACTCGTTGCGCCGTGTGATCTCAAAGAAGCGATCCTGCCG encodes the following:
- the moaA gene encoding GTP 3',8-cyclase MoaA, with the translated sequence MVPRGGLRHNSAVNHADVLTDRFGRFHDYLRVSITDRCNFRCVYCMPEEGVVWQPREEILSFEEIERLARFFVERGVRKIRLTGGEPTLRKGYISLVESLAAIPGLNQLALTTNGTRLAQDAVALKTAGLASVNVSLDTLRQDRFFEITRRNELSRVLHGIGTAHAAGLETKINVVVLPGVNEDEIIHFGEFAREHNLTVRFIEFMPFLDNGWNADQVVSSAEIRTRLSGRFELRPLAYGASGVAREYVIGGSAGRVAFVSSVTESFCSGCNRLRLTADGQLKSCLFLPPSVSLRDLIRGGAPESELEIAVQECLDGKWSAHPPMRNWAQRDNLTMVQIGG
- a CDS encoding molybdopterin oxidoreductase family protein, yielding MAKPPVSIEKLIEDFGPHPAYTPPGGWVGRDDPDKLVKTHCCFCGMQCGIQLKVKKDQVIGFEPWEEFPFNRGKLCPKGVKRYLQGGHPDRLLNPMKNVPGQGFISISWEEAFSTTIKAIQEVQAKYGKDSVAFLSGVSLTNEKSYLIGKFARLGLQTANLDYNGRLCMVSAGAGNKKAFGLDRASNYWEDIVHAEVILLAGTNVAECSPVTTDYIWRARDRGAKLIVIDPRVTPIARTCDLHLPVLPGTDSALLLGILRVLIEEGLTNEAFIAEFTSGWEETKAAALALPLEEASRISGIKVEDIVRAGKMWGEAKTSFLMHARGIEHSSKGVDNVVSCINLVLATGRIGRKGCGYGTITGQGNGQGGREHGHKCDQLPGNRDISNPAHREYICSVWGCTDEELPGKGHTAPEIMEMIHAGEIKALISICFNPLVSLPDSNFTREALNKLEHYTAIDFFLNETAHHADIVMAGSLHEEEDGTSTSAEGRVIRIKKAVNPPGNAKADTDIILELARRLGRGKFFDHFKTSEDIFNELRVASKGGTADYYGITYERIENELGVFWPCPEIGHPGTPRLWEDLKFETPDGKAHFNAVKYRPPLEEPDDEYPVVLTTGRVVSHYLSGTQTRRIGGLVDLCSDPYVEIHPTLAEQYGIADKDWMRVTSRRGEVVLQAKVVTTIRPDTVFIPYHWPGRKAANNLTIRSYDPVSGIPEYKRACVKIEKSETPQ
- the moaCB gene encoding bifunctional molybdenum cofactor biosynthesis protein MoaC/MoaB, translating into MRDVSFKNTTKRTALARAELTASEETIRRVQNGDTPKGDPVPVAKVAAIQATKKTTEWIPYCHNIPIEHVRVEFEFLADRIVVEVFVVSVGKTGVEMEAMTGAAAAVLTLYDMLKMIDDDMEIVGVRLLSKTGGKSDLPKLSDWSAQVLVMSDRAHRAEYEDRSGPALEQALKGHGAGSVSVKVLPDESELLVNEVRAAAERGVSLLVISGGTGVGPRDITSDTIAPLLEKSLPGVVAAFQSYSHSRLPTAMLARPLAGIIGETVVLAIPGSPGACEDAMVCLMPSLLHVHSMLAGEGHP
- a CDS encoding sulfite exporter TauE/SafE family protein → MALGYSMVGHGGASGYLALLAFTAIPSAVGATTALVLNVFVAGITLVVFGRAKHFDWNLAWPLLLGSVPFAFLGGRLKFENRTQDLVLAVVLLYAAGVLILSVPAKDGESQPPVRPILVGSGAGIGFLSGLVGVGGGIFLSPLMILNRWAQPHKVAALSAGFIFANSLAGLSARPFDFLRESLSLWPLITVGILGAVGGSFLGANRVSSLALRRALGLVLLLAVAKLLQKGLGL
- a CDS encoding molybdopterin molybdotransferase MoeA gives rise to the protein MITVDEALSIIRDHRPSFPTERMELRNALGRVLAKDVVSPFDIPLFDNSAMDGFAVGSPEGPWEIVGEVAAGATAPGGIQPCEAVRIFTGAPVPTRTYGIIAQEDASEQDGLLVGEVRKGGHVRLQAEEAPVGHLVAQKGATLTPPHLAACASCGLATVEVRGLPNVTILSTGNEVVPPGQSLQDGQIFNSNATALSSALALRGIDAQVRHARDSQEELHTQIHESIQSSELLITTGGVSVGAHDLVLSAMEEAGFNVKFHGVAVKPGKPIAFGTREDGKAWFGLPGNPLSTWVGFLIFVSAWLGDELPRESRQVARKMDRKPGREEFLPAKLLPSGEVVILNVIGSHANFGLLESDGLVRINPNGITLAQGENIEFLPFPWNRNR
- a CDS encoding ThiF family adenylyltransferase; translation: MKFSLSSAPIAAEPIAHDEAGGFVVFEGKVRNHAEGQSVVGLEYEAFPEMSIAQGEVLVQEAIERFGLLEARVIHRVGQLAIGDTAVVVQTASAHRREAFEACEWIMDQLKWRVPIWKRETYASGVAAWVVPGEAASSPVDDEMFARQMRLSEVGPEGQAALAGARVLLVGVGGLAAGSLPSLVGSGIGTLGLVDADLVELSNLHRQTLFAASDIGRVKVERAAVFARRLRPQLSVQLFPVRLAEGNAEQLISGYDWIVDGTDSLSTKLLLDCVCQRLGRPLVTASVHQFEGQLMTVRPGGPCLADLFPEPPPDHCVGTCAQSGVLGVVPSLMGVLQANEVIKGILGLPVLDDKLLLFDFRTLEATTIRRKSSSELSSGGSVWDVDATSINLASFELVDIREPNETPELTRPHHRVPMAECYEVEWQRPTLFVCASGRRSYRLVADLRARGVRDVFSLQGGVECLERD
- a CDS encoding MoaD/ThiS family protein yields the protein MKTVTVRYFAVLRERRGLAVEQKTTPCETVGELVETLIAEHRLGLPPALIRVAIDHEFVDPAAPLHDGRELVLIPPVAGG